In Juglans regia cultivar Chandler chromosome 13, Walnut 2.0, whole genome shotgun sequence, the following proteins share a genomic window:
- the LOC108993309 gene encoding uncharacterized protein At2g29880-like has protein sequence MSAGLDGVTGRPKAEWTPSRDAYLVELFIGQHNCGRTAYNEFKNEVIRSVTRDFNKKFDLNLEENQIKNRYNVMKKDYGVVKTLLGHDGFGWDETRHMVVADDKVWDNYIAVRSEARPFRRKSFPLYKQMTVIFEGERSNGKYQLPSGVPVATEEGNSNTETVRSSEPSNLPTQVVDGTLDSDSIIHVNDMQPKKRKSFAMTALGRKKRACYAYKAGETIENALYEIFSAAKFKAMQRNASNENTLYQKCLEDLQQLEELDDTEFTKAVNVLRDDKNAIAFMTIKGPRRLTWLRSLWQA, from the exons ATGTCTGCTGGACTTGATGGAGTCACAGGTCGACCCAAGGCAGAGTGGACGCCTTCTCGTGATGCCTATTTGGTTGAGCTTTTTATCGGGCAGCACAATTGTGGGAGGACTGCTTAcaatgaatttaaaaatgaagtaaTTAGATCTGTGACACGTGACTTCAACAAGAAAtttgatttgaatttagaaGAGAACCAGATTAAGAACCGTTACAATGTTATGAAGAAAGATTATGGTGTTGTAAAAACCTTGCTTGGTCACGATGGGTTTGGCTGGGATGAAACTCGACATATGGTTGTAGCTGATGATAAAGTTTGGGATAACTATATTGCG GTACGAAGCGAAGCACGACCATTTCGACGAAAGAGCTTTCCTCTGTATAAACAAATGACAGTTATTTTTGAAG GAGAGAGATCTAACGGCAAATACCAATTACCAAGTGGAGTACCTGTGGCAACTGAAGAGGGAAATAGCAACACAGAAACCGTGCGTTCTTCAGAGCCCAGTAACCTACCCACTCAAGTAGTTGACGGTACCCTTGATTCAGATTCAATAATTCACGTAAATGATATGCAACCCAAGAAGCGTAAGTCCTTTGCTATGACAGCATTAGGTCGTAAGAAAAGAGCATGCTATGCCTATAAAGCTGGGGAGACGATTGAAAATGCTTTGTACGAGATTTTCTCAGCAGCCAAGTTCAAAGCTATGCAAAGGAATGCATCGAATGAAAACACATTGTATCAGAAGTGCCTGGAAGATTTGCAGCAATTGGAAGAGTTGGACGACACTGAGTTTACAAAGGCTGTTAATGTTCTTAGGGATGACAAAAATGCAATTGCATTCATGACAATAAAAGGGCCCCGGCGTTTAACCTGGTTGAGGTCTCTATGGCAAGCATAG
- the LOC108993301 gene encoding auxin transporter-like protein 5 translates to MASDKVVETVIVGSYVEMETEGKPKDVKTKLSNFFWHGGSVYDAWFSCASNQVAQVLLTLPYSFSQLGMLSGILFQLFYGLLGSWTAYLISVLYVEYRTRKEREKVDFRNHVIQWFEVLDGLLGKHWRNVGLAFNCTFLLFGSVIQLIACASNIYYINDNLDKRTWTYIFGACCATTVFIPSFHNYRIWSFLGLIMTTYTAWYLTIASLLHGQVEGVKHSGPTKLVLYFTGSTNILYTFGGHAVTVEIMHAMWKPQKFKAIYLLATLYVLTLTLPSASAVYWAFGDMLLNHSNAFALLPRSPFRDMAVILMLIHQFITFGFACTPLYFVWEKAIGMHECKSLCKRAAARLPVVVPIWFLAIIFPFFGPINSAVGSLLVSFTVYIIPAMAHIFTFKSAAARENAVEQPPKYMGRWVGAYTMNVFVVVWVLVVGFGFGGWASVTNFVHQIDTFGLFTKCYQCPPPPLPPTPRLDLNATAPSPVHYHPHP, encoded by the exons ATGGCATCTGATAAGGTGGTGGAGACTGTGATAGTAGGCAGTTATGTTGAAATGGAAACTGAAGGGAAGCCCAAGGATGTGAAAACCAAGCTATCTAATTTCTTTTGGCACGGTGGATCTGTATATGATGCATGGTTTAGCTGTGCTTCAAACCAG GTGGCTCAAGTTCTACTTACATTGCCCTACTCATTTTCCCAGCTGGGAATGCTCTCCGGCATACTTTTTCAGCTCTTCTATGGATTGCTGGGTAGCTGGACAGCATATCTCATTAGCGTACTCTACGTAGAATACAGAaccagaaaagaaagagaaaaagttgatttcAGGAACCATGTCATCCAG TGGTTTGAGGTTCTTGATGGACTCCTAGGAAAACACTGGAGGAACGTGGGCTTGGCATTTAACTGCACTTTCCTTCTGTTTGGATCTGTCATTCAACTCATTGCCTGTGCGAG CAACATCTATTACATAAATGATAATCTAGACAAGAGGACTTGGACTTACATCTTCGGAGCTTGCTGTGCCACGACTGTCTTTATCCCTTCCTTCCACAACTACAGAATTTGGTCCTTTTTAGGCCTCATAATGACCACCTACACTGCTTGGTACCTCACCATTGCCTCCCTCCTCCATGGCCAG GTTGAGGGTGTTAAGCATTCGGGTCCAACCAAGCTGGTGCTATACTTCACAGGGTCCACCAACATTCTCTACACATTCGGGGGACATGCTGTTACTGT GGAAATCATGCATGCAATGTGGAAGCCTCAGAAGTTCAAGGCCATATACTTGCTGGCTACACTGTATGTCCTAACACTGACGCTTCCCTCCGCATCAGCAGTATATTGGGCATTTGGAGACATGCTCCTCAATCACTCCAACGCTTTTGCTCTGCTCCCAAGATCACCCTTCAGAGACATGGCGGTCATTTTAATGCTCATACATCAG TTTATAACATTTGGGTTTGCATGCACGCCCTTATACTTTGTATGGGAGAAGGCCATAGGTATGCATGAGTGCAAGAGTCTATGCAAGCGTGCAGCAGCAAGATTGCCTGTTGTCGTCCCCATATGGTTCCTGGCCATTATCTTCCCATTCTTTGGCCCCATCAACTCCGCCGTTGGATCACTTCTCGTTAGCTTCACAGTCTACATCATCCCCGCTATGGCCCACATTTTCACCTTCAAATCAGCCGCTGCCCGAGAG AATGCAGTGGAGCAGCCACCAAAGTACATGGGCCGATGGGTAGGGGCGTACACGATGAATGTGTTTGTGGTGGTATGGGTGCTAGTGGTTGGGTTTGGGTTCGGTGGATGGGCGAGCGTGACAAACTTCGTACACCAGATTGACACTTTTGGGCTATTCACAAAGTGTTATCAATGCCCTCCTCCACCTCTACCACCAACACCACGCCTTGATCTCAATGCCACAGCACCTTCTCCTGTTCACTACCATCCCCACCCCTAA